AACCATgcaaaatcaaacaaacagaaaaacaaatgaaacacTGAGAACGGGATTTGATCATTTttcgaagaaatttcaaaaacaaaaactcagaaagcacacaTAAAGGTACTACATTGAGCTGTGACTAAACAAAACTATACATAACTCGCCGAATTAGAAATTAACGCGATTAAACGAACACAGTGGATTAAGACTAAGTAAGAATATTTGTCAATTCATTTGATAGAAGCTATCTCTGTAGAATCAGCTTGTCTCAAACGGATTTTTTAATAGTGCAGCCACAACACTTAAGTACATTGTTGTGATCAGGCtatggtgttgaaaaaaatatccacgtgccagaagaaattcttcaaaaatatcaacttttagGGTGTGCATTTATCCATAATagaatatgagaaaaaaaatgctttacAAATTACAGTAGATATGAGTATATAAATAAGGTGtcggatattttcaaaatttagcgAAATTCGATAACCAAATTATTGATACAAAATATAACTTAACAATTGAGTGATtgtaaatgataaataaatcaattgattaaaaaagtacaaaacaagggaagaaaataaatttgaaaaaaaaagacggctaATGCTACATGAATGTGCAACTATTAACTTGTTCCTTGCAAACAcctaatattaaaattttgtgtAAAGCGGTGAAGTATTTTCCGGTAAGTATACCTGGTCGTTGCATAACTGCAGTTACGCCGCTACGCCTTCTTCGATCAgttcctccacctccacctccaccaccaccGCCTACACCTTCACCACTGCCACCACCAACCCCTACACTTAGCGGCTGTGAGCAAGGTACCATCGTCGGACTGCCAGCCTGTAACTGTcgaattgttgaaaatgttATCATAACTCACATATAGGTAGTGTAAAGAATAACGATCTGTTCTGCATAGTTACAATTCTCTTCAGAAATCTCATTGAATTTCCAAACAGCAATGAGAACAAATAATAAACTCACAGGCTGCAAGCGCTCTCTGCTACCAGGTTGACTCCATCCAACATCATCACTGTTTCCAGTGGTTGTGCCGTGTTGTTGTTGATAGAACATGTGGAGATTAGCTCCCCCATCGGAGGCTCTCCTTCCAAAACCACCGGCTAGAatggaaatcaaaaaaaaagaataaagtgattaaaaagtaaaaaaacgtgGTATCTGTTCGATCTTCATTTCTATGTTAGCAAAACATGAATTTTATAGTTTTTGCTTAATTAATATATTCTTGCACAGTTACGTACATGGGaattgctgaaaaaataaGCTATTCAACTTACTCGCTCCCATAACGGTCGGTGGTTTGAGAAGATGTTGGTCTTTGGTTTGGAAGTTTTGAGGAGGTTGATGCTGAACGAGAGGGAGGTTTAGTGGAAGATTAGTGTGAGGCAGCAAATGAGGGTCAACATTAGACTGCAAGGTTGGCAATAGGGGAAGGGGTGGGTATCCCTGTATATAGGTACAAGTGTATGGATATGGTGTTGGTGGCTGATGCGAAGCATCCCCAGGACCGACTGTGTGTCTCCTGGTTGCATGATAAGGAGTCCCAGAAGGCAAATGAAGGCCACTACATTCCTCTGTTTCCGCTTCGGCTTCGCCAAACTGTGATAAAGGAAGAAATTAAATCAACACTACATAAAACTCTTCCAAGTATGTCGAGGGAGAGGTGGAGGTATTAATGACAGTTGCATAAATCATTCGCAAAGATATTTATACTTGAATTAGACATCTACTTGATGTTATGTAAAAATCCCTACGCATTACGTGCTccgtgaattttcaaacagtgTTTAAAATAATCAGGTTTTATTATTCGGTTTAAATTGATATGGATATTGATAAACAATACTGTTCCCTATTGGGATTTACCTTTTCCAGTTGATGAGCACCGTCAGGCATGTAGTCCCCGGGTATACTTTGTATGCTAGGAATGCTGGGCATACTTGGCTCAAGTTGATCAGCCAGCAAGTTATATATAGCCGAAACATGGTCAAAGGCATTACCTTGCACGGCTTGTAATACTGTGTCCGGACTGAGACCAGGTAGCCTGAGCATATGTTCCAAAACTAATTGATTAAGTTGTTGCGGAGGTACTGGCTCGGCACTGTACCtaaaagttgataaattttgtttaccaCATTGACAGAGACAACGCTATTCGCTCGGATTTTACCGATATATATTTCCATCTTAATCATAACTCAATGATGACaatagaaaatttcataaaacctCTAGCGTCTACAAGCTAATCAGAATTATGCGACTCTTGTACGAAATGTTGAAATATCGTATATACACACCCTCCTGGCTCAGGCTCTGTCAGACCATCTCCGACCATCCAGCGATGCGTCAAGATTTGTGTCATACTTAATCGCCGTTCTGGTTCCACAACCAGCATGTGTCTAAGTAGTCTTTCGCACTCTGAAAATTACCACCCAATTGTGTGTTCACATTTGTCTCTGATACTCGTTAACAGgttcattttcaatataattaaacgttgtttcttttcaattcCATCCAATCCTCAACGAAATCCATTGACATGTGACTGTTATAATTGATATCTTTATCGCTTACAATTATGTCCACtgtcaaattatttaaatctaTCGATTTTGTaatctatatacgtatagaagCTATGAACTACGAATctcaagaataattttcatatcttttAATTAATGCAACAATGGTTAGAGTAATTTTCCACATATCttcataatttcaaatatacttTCTAATCAAGTAATGAGATTTAGCTTGCTCATTCTACCAATCACAATTCTATCCCACAACTGCTACTCAGTCCAGCATTATTAAACGTATTTTGCCAAacgttttgaaatgaaaagatgTTGTGgtaaagaaacaaagaatCGGATAAATTAAACTGTATGAAATGAAGGGGGAAAAATCACAATATATGTGGTGTCACAAAGTACAGCTATTGGTATTGCagagttaaaaaaacaaagatgaaaaCCTTCAAACTTGATTTAAATatgtaatttaattgaatatcACCTATTAGGACCTTTTCAATGCTTCTTATTGTTGCAACTCTCTATAGAACAGTCAAAATAGTCATGGTTAAaccatgaaaattattactgtcAATAGTGGAAAGTAGCGTCTGGATTCCATTTGGTGGAACCATTgttaatttctgaatttctacTCACCTGCAGACATGAAATAAGGTATCCTAAATTTCCCCGAGATCACCACAGAGCGCAGAGACTGCATTGTAGGCCCATCAAATGGCAGCGCACCACAAACTAACACGTACAATACTACACCAAGGCTCTGTAATAATGTTGTAAATAGCCATTTAAATATGCGTAaatatgataaattatttcgaaaattataacGTCGTGAAAAAGCGTGAGATAGAACAACAAGACTTTCAACAACAGCGTGTGAGATCTCGAGACCATTCAAATGTTAAGAAAATTGCGTACagtgaaaagaataaaagataCTCAATACCAAACTACAGATGATCAAATGTCAATTTATCCCCCCTTGAATAATGCCACTCAAGAACGTTGCATTTCTTAGCTGTTTTGTTGCCGGTTTAGATACAAATAGTAAGAAAAACTTGATTATTAATCATGCTGTAGAGCGAGAGTAGCGAGTggtatacagaaaaaaagagaaaatagaatCAACACAACAATATATGCATGTACGATATATTCAcattgtgtgtgtatgtgtttaAATCAACTTGTGATTCGTAGTTAAactaaataaaatcaaaagtaaagtttgtttttcaatccaATGATACATACCCATACATCTGCTCTAGGCCCGTCGTAAGGCGCTCCTTTAAATAATTCAGGTGCAGCGTATGGAGGAGAACCACACCACGTGCCAAGAGGTACACCAGGCGTATATTCATTGCTGAACCCAAAGTCAGCCAACTTTATGTTATTGTCTGCGTCAAGTAGCAAATTCTCAGCCTGAAAAtaatgttgttttttattttagattttcttagataagtaaaaaagaaCCATTTCGAAACTTTCGGACCAATGTAATGACTAGAAATAAGTTATGCGAAATTGAAGATTACCTTAAGATCTCGATGAACGACTTTCTGTTGATGAAGGTAACACACAGCATGAACAATCTGACGAAAAACACGTCTCGCCTCTGGTTCGGACATTTTTCCATTCCTAACTACATGGTCAAATATTTCCCCTCCAGCTGCATATTCTGTTACCAAGTATATCATTCTTTCTGTTTCCATAACTTGATACAGTCGTATGATGTGTGGATGCCGAAGCCTCTTCAATATGTGCACCTCACGAAAGATTTTTGCTAAATTCTCTTCGTTCAATTTCGTTTTGTCTATTATTTTAATGGCCACCTGAAATAGGAAtcgaacgaaaaagaaaattatttcacctcTGATTAAATCATTTTTCGAGTACcaattcaaagaattaatatttttttaaatctcattTCATAATAGTGTGATCAAATGAGTTGAAAATAAGATATCATCATAAGACTCATGACATTtcctttgaaatgaaaatctgtTGACTTATGTTTATTTTGCGTGTATAAAATGGTGTGTATTGATCCACAAGGCTGGCACATGCATCAAGATTCAATAGGACAGTCAGCAAAATCATGTGACAGACATGCTAAATGATAGCAAGTGGTAACTGGCAGAAGGACTCCGCTCTACACGCGCTCATCACTTATACCTTATAAGTGATAAGTTAGAGTACGATGCCATATTCTCAATTTCCCAATCTTTCATCTTATCAAATCTCAGCTTATCATTACATTTGGCGATAAATACGATTGCCGtctgggaagaaaaaaaaaagagttaaaGTTTGCCTTGATTTCTGCAAAGAGAAATCAAAGCTCGTGTTTCAACAACCAGAAAAAGGATATTTATGTGTGGCTTCATTAATTAGTTATACATGTCAACAATTGAATTACAAGACAAACAATTCACATTCATAGAAAATTGCCAAACGGTAGATTATATTTAAGTTGTCTAGTAAAATGTGAAATGCAAAATTACACGAGAATTTTAATTCTCTTTCACGTGCGCTGAAGAGGGCAAATTTTCTTACTACCGTCTAGACAGTAGTAATTTCGCtcattttacatattttttacaatgtaGCTTTATTACTCGGTTTTTGTGGGAGGGTTTAAAAAATGCAAGGAAAATTAttctcttaaaaaaaaaaaagaaagcaaaatgTCTACTCGCGTTAAGAATTCGCTGAGAATCTCAGATTTTTCCGTAAGATACGCACAAAGTTCcctgaaaaattcagttttccaagattttttcaaaaattatgggGCACACTATtgcggaaaaaatttccataataTCAATTCTAGCCGATGTATAAATGTATGTGCAATACACGCATATCCAACTAtctattgtatgtatgtacatacatacatacatacatagtcgTATCTATATCTCATCTACTAGCAACAAATTCGCAACACGTGCGCGCGCGCGTAACAAATCGGTTCAACGATCTAACAGACAGTCTTCATTTATATTATCCTGTACGTAATATACGACGTAAACGACAAAGAAATGTATTTTCTATAGTGAACAATGCCATTACACTCCTTGTTTATCAGAAAACAATAGAAAATTTGCATACGATTGAACGGTGGTGATCCGTACacgattgattattttttttaattacgtattg
The genomic region above belongs to Diprion similis isolate iyDipSimi1 chromosome 8, iyDipSimi1.1, whole genome shotgun sequence and contains:
- the LOC124409498 gene encoding serine/threonine-protein kinase SIK3-like isoform X3 — its product is MASATSSHNEISQQCSVNKLIRVGYYELEKTIGKGNFAVVKMATHVVTKSKVAIKIIDKTKLNEENLAKIFREVHILKRLRHPHIIRLYQVMETERMIYLVTEYAAGGEIFDHVVRNGKMSEPEARRVFRQIVHAVCYLHQQKVVHRDLKAENLLLDADNNIKLADFGFSNEYTPGVPLGTWCGSPPYAAPELFKGAPYDGPRADVWSLGVVLYVLVCGALPFDGPTMQSLRSVVISGKFRIPYFMSAECERLLRHMLVVEPERRLSMTQILTHRWMVGDGLTEPEPGGYSAEPVPPQQLNQLVLEHMLRLPGLSPDTVLQAVQGNAFDHVSAIYNLLADQLEPSMPSIPSIQSIPGDYMPDGAHQLEKFGEAEAETEECSGLHLPSGTPYHATRRHTVGPGDASHQPPTPYPYTCTYIQGYPPLPLLPTLQSNVDPHLLPHTNLPLNLPLVQHQPPQNFQTKDQHLLKPPTVMGATGGFGRRASDGGANLHMFYQQQHGTTTGNSDDVGWSQPGSRERLQPLQAGSPTMVPCSQPLSVGVGGGSGEGVGGGGGGGGGGTDRRRRSGVTAVMQRPVINPELVMEVEARMNRAYLPPRLLPSHLRTPTLPQHRKTSLFFPNAVRRASEGSGPPGPGIQALQHEYQQLQRLASPSHSPASIPGSPVHERGVAAITQGLSGLSTAPVAGSIVHGTPAQPPAAPLDLSPLRLHRSPATTPVSYSPSNSPALDMIQEEHPIDVTRIPPPQISVTDVLGDQVTLVDGSPSLSPSPDSLEDALPHYKPLPSFIISEPCDPSRPSITRGIGRPLNVAIPTEVEVTLSNESSRLNSDAILGRVKQIIDACAPPKGFIFSREEVEGGGLSLEYPGGVQIELRVCESEEKEVKGIKMRRISGDQLQYSQLCQQLISCITV
- the LOC124409498 gene encoding serine/threonine-protein kinase SIK3-like isoform X2 encodes the protein MASATSSHNEISQQCSVNKLIRVGYYELEKTIGKGNFAVVKMATHVVTKSKVAIKIIDKTKLNEENLAKIFREVHILKRLRHPHIIRLYQVMETERMIYLVTEYAAGGEIFDHVVRNGKMSEPEARRVFRQIVHAVCYLHQQKVVHRDLKAENLLLDADNNIKLADFGFSNEYTPGVPLGTWCGSPPYAAPELFKGAPYDGPRADVWSLGVVLYVLVCGALPFDGPTMQSLRSVVISGKFRIPYFMSAECERLLRHMLVVEPERRLSMTQILTHRWMVGDGLTEPEPGGYSAEPVPPQQLNQLVLEHMLRLPGLSPDTVLQAVQGNAFDHVSAIYNLLADQLEPSMPSIPSIQSIPGDYMPDGAHQLEKFGEAEAETEECSGLHLPSGTPYHATRRHTVGPGDASHQPPTPYPYTCTYIQGYPPLPLLPTLQSNVDPHLLPHTNLPLNLPLVQHQPPQNFQTKDQHLLKPPTVMGATGGFGRRASDGGANLHMFYQQQHGTTTGNSDDVGWSQPGSRERLQPAGSPTMVPCSQPLSVGVGGGSGEGVGGGGGGGGGGTDRRRRSGVTAVMQRPVINPELVMEVEARMNRAYLPPRLLPSHLRTPTLPQHRKTSLFFPNAVGSRDSYKEPSTHVTSERYSPVRRASEGSGPPGPGIQALQHEYQQLQRLASPSHSPASIPGSPVHERGVAAITQGLSGLSTAPVAGSIVHGTPAQPPAAPLDLSPLRLHRSPATTPVSYSPSNSPALDMIQEEHPIDVTRIPPPQISVTDVLGDQVTLVDGSPSLSPSPDSLEDALPHYKPLPSFIISEPCDPSRPSITRGIGRPLNVAIPTEVEVTLSNESSRLNSDAILGRVKQIIDACAPPKGFIFSREEVEGGGLSLEYPGGVQIELRVCESEEKEVKGIKMRRISGDQLQYSQLCQQLISCITV
- the LOC124409498 gene encoding serine/threonine-protein kinase SIK3-like isoform X1, with the protein product MASATSSHNEISQQCSVNKLIRVGYYELEKTIGKGNFAVVKMATHVVTKSKVAIKIIDKTKLNEENLAKIFREVHILKRLRHPHIIRLYQVMETERMIYLVTEYAAGGEIFDHVVRNGKMSEPEARRVFRQIVHAVCYLHQQKVVHRDLKAENLLLDADNNIKLADFGFSNEYTPGVPLGTWCGSPPYAAPELFKGAPYDGPRADVWSLGVVLYVLVCGALPFDGPTMQSLRSVVISGKFRIPYFMSAECERLLRHMLVVEPERRLSMTQILTHRWMVGDGLTEPEPGGYSAEPVPPQQLNQLVLEHMLRLPGLSPDTVLQAVQGNAFDHVSAIYNLLADQLEPSMPSIPSIQSIPGDYMPDGAHQLEKFGEAEAETEECSGLHLPSGTPYHATRRHTVGPGDASHQPPTPYPYTCTYIQGYPPLPLLPTLQSNVDPHLLPHTNLPLNLPLVQHQPPQNFQTKDQHLLKPPTVMGATGGFGRRASDGGANLHMFYQQQHGTTTGNSDDVGWSQPGSRERLQPLQAGSPTMVPCSQPLSVGVGGGSGEGVGGGGGGGGGGTDRRRRSGVTAVMQRPVINPELVMEVEARMNRAYLPPRLLPSHLRTPTLPQHRKTSLFFPNAVGSRDSYKEPSTHVTSERYSPVRRASEGSGPPGPGIQALQHEYQQLQRLASPSHSPASIPGSPVHERGVAAITQGLSGLSTAPVAGSIVHGTPAQPPAAPLDLSPLRLHRSPATTPVSYSPSNSPALDMIQEEHPIDVTRIPPPQISVTDVLGDQVTLVDGSPSLSPSPDSLEDALPHYKPLPSFIISEPCDPSRPSITRGIGRPLNVAIPTEVEVTLSNESSRLNSDAILGRVKQIIDACAPPKGFIFSREEVEGGGLSLEYPGGVQIELRVCESEEKEVKGIKMRRISGDQLQYSQLCQQLISCITV
- the LOC124409498 gene encoding serine/threonine-protein kinase SIK3-like isoform X4, producing MASATSSHNEISQQCSVNKLIRVGYYELEKTIGKGNFAVVKMATHVVTKSKVAIKIIDKTKLNEENLAKIFREVHILKRLRHPHIIRLYQVMETERMIYLVTEYAAGGEIFDHVVRNGKMSEPEARRVFRQIVHAVCYLHQQKVVHRDLKAENLLLDADNNIKLADFGFSNEYTPGVPLGTWCGSPPYAAPELFKGAPYDGPRADVWSLGVVLYVLVCGALPFDGPTMQSLRSVVISGKFRIPYFMSAECERLLRHMLVVEPERRLSMTQILTHRWMVGDGLTEPEPGGYSAEPVPPQQLNQLVLEHMLRLPGLSPDTVLQAVQGNAFDHVSAIYNLLADQLEPSMPSIPSIQSIPGDYMPDGAHQLEKFGEAEAETEECSGLHLPSGTPYHATRRHTVGPGDASHQPPTPYPYTCTYIQGYPPLPLLPTLQSNVDPHLLPHTNLPLNLPLVQHQPPQNFQTKDQHLLKPPTVMGATGGFGRRASDGGANLHMFYQQQHGTTTGNSDDVGWSQPGSRERLQPLQAGSPTMVPCSQPLSVGVGGGSGEGVGGGGGGGGGGTDRRRRSGVTAVMQRPVGSRDSYKEPSTHVTSERYSPVRRASEGSGPPGPGIQALQHEYQQLQRLASPSHSPASIPGSPVHERGVAAITQGLSGLSTAPVAGSIVHGTPAQPPAAPLDLSPLRLHRSPATTPVSYSPSNSPALDMIQEEHPIDVTRIPPPQISVTDVLGDQVTLVDGSPSLSPSPDSLEDALPHYKPLPSFIISEPCDPSRPSITRGIGRPLNVAIPTEVEVTLSNESSRLNSDAILGRVKQIIDACAPPKGFIFSREEVEGGGLSLEYPGGVQIELRVCESEEKEVKGIKMRRISGDQLQYSQLCQQLISCITV
- the LOC124409498 gene encoding serine/threonine-protein kinase SIK3-like isoform X5, translated to MASATSSHNEISQQCSVNKLIRVGYYELEKTIGKGNFAVVKMATHVVTKSKVAIKIIDKTKLNEENLAKIFREVHILKRLRHPHIIRLYQVMETERMIYLVTEYAAGGEIFDHVVRNGKMSEPEARRVFRQIVHAVCYLHQQKVVHRDLKAENLLLDADNNIKLADFGFSNEYTPGVPLGTWCGSPPYAAPELFKGAPYDGPRADVWSLGVVLYVLVCGALPFDGPTMQSLRSVVISGKFRIPYFMSAECERLLRHMLVVEPERRLSMTQILTHRWMVGDGLTEPEPGGYSAEPVPPQQLNQLVLEHMLRLPGLSPDTVLQAVQGNAFDHVSAIYNLLADQLEPSMPSIPSIQSIPGDYMPDGAHQLEKFGEAEAETEECSGLHLPSGTPYHATRRHTVGPGDASHQPPTPYPYTCTYIQGYPPLPLLPTLQSNVDPHLLPHTNLPLNLPLVQHQPPQNFQTKDQHLLKPPTVMGATGGFGRRASDGGANLHMFYQQQHGTTTGNSDDVGWSQPGSRERLQPLQAGSPTMVPCSQPLSVGVGGGSGEGVGGGGGGGGGGTDRRRRSGVTAVMQRPVRRASEGSGPPGPGIQALQHEYQQLQRLASPSHSPASIPGSPVHERGVAAITQGLSGLSTAPVAGSIVHGTPAQPPAAPLDLSPLRLHRSPATTPVSYSPSNSPALDMIQEEHPIDVTRIPPPQISVTDVLGDQVTLVDGSPSLSPSPDSLEDALPHYKPLPSFIISEPCDPSRPSITRGIGRPLNVAIPTEVEVTLSNESSRLNSDAILGRVKQIIDACAPPKGFIFSREEVEGGGLSLEYPGGVQIELRVCESEEKEVKGIKMRRISGDQLQYSQLCQQLISCITV